The Thermotoga caldifontis AZM44c09 genomic interval CCGGGAAATATTGCCATGTGTGGCGCTGTCTGCAAGTAGTTTCTGGCCTCCGCGAGCATGCTTCCCCACGAGGGCGTAGGAGGTTGAATACCTAAACCTAAAAAACTCAGTGTCGCTTCGCTTATTACCGCCCCGGAGAAGTTGAGGGAACTGTACACGATCAAAACTGGTACGATGTTGGGTATGACGTGGTGGAAAATGATCCACAAATGTGATGCTCCGAGTGCCCGTGCAGCCAGCACAAATTCTTCGCTTTTGATGTTTAAAACGGCGCTTCTGACAATTCTTGAAAAGCTCGGTACCATGACTATTCCTATCGCCAGCATCGCATTGAACAAACCCGCCCCAAGAACAGCCATCATAGCAATGGCCAACAGCACATAAGGGAAAGATAAGAGGGCATCCATGAACCTCATGAGAACGGCATCGAAAAGACCCCCGAAGTAACCTGCGATGATCCCCAGAACTGTTCCAACCAAAGCACCTATGCCTACCGCGATGACACCGACAATCAGTGAGATGCGACTACCGTATATGAGTCTCGAGAATATGTCCCTACCGTAGTCGTCGGTGCCCAGAATGTGTCCCCCTTCTCCAGGTTTCGCGAAAATGTACAAAAAATCCATCTCGTCGACTTCATGAGTCGCTATGAGTGGAGCAAAAACGGCGAGAAGAACATTCAGAACAACTATTGAAAGGCCGAACACGATCTGTTTGTTCATCCTCAAAGACCACCCCTGTAACTCTGCCTGATCTTGGGATTTATGAACGCATAAGCTATGTCTACAGCTAAATTCACAAAGATGTACATGATTGCCGTGAAGAGAACCTCACCTTGTACGAGCATATAGTCACGCCTGAAGATCCCATCAACCATGAGTTTTCCAAGTCCAGGGAGTGCAAACACTGTTTCTGTCAGAACAGCCCCCGCGAGCAGATTTCCCAGCTGCAAACCTATGACTGTTATGACGGGAACAAGAGCATTTCTCAGAGCATGTCTGTAGAGGATAAGACTCTTTCGGAGTCCTTTTGCGTAAGCGGTCCTTATGTAGTCCTGATTCAGTACCTCGAGCATGCTTGAGCGTGTGAAGCGAGCGATCGTTCCAGTGGAGAGAATTCCAAGTGCGAGTGATGGGAGAACGAAGTGACTCACGACATCCCAGAGCCCTTTGTTTGGATCACCGAGCCCAACAGCGGGAAGCCATCCGAGTTTGAGGGAGAAGATTATGATGAGGATCATCCCGAACCAGAAGATTGGTATAGAAAGCCCCATCAGAGCCAGAATAGTCACGAGTAGATCGACTAAGGAGTTGTGCTTTATCGCTGCCAAGACCCCAGCAGGTATACCTATGCTCACGGCGATTGTCAGGGCGCACAGACTCAGCATGATCGTGACGGGTAGTCTTTCCAGGATCAATGAGAGTACGCTCTGCCTGTAGATGAGTGATACCCCAAGATCACCCGTAATCACTCTCTTCACATAAACCAAGAACTGAATCAACAGAGGCTTGTCCAGGCCAAGCTCCCGTCTGAATCTGGCTATATCTTCAGCACGCGCCTGCGGACCCAGTAAGACCATCGCCGGATCGCCCGGGATAAGTTTCATCAAAAGAAAGGCCGTCAGAATGACGAAGAAGAGCGTGGGTATGATCTGAATGATTCTTTTGGAAATGTATTTCCCCATTCAACCACTCCAAAGAGAAAGGAGGCGCTTGCGCGCCTCCCATCACTTTTCGACCCACACGTTTGTGCCCGGTGCGTACAGTCTGATCATCATGTCAGGCGAGGGTTTGTAACCTCTTACCTTCTTGTTAACACCGTTCACCACCAGCTTGTGCCACAGGGGGAAGTAGTACAAATCTTTCATGATGAGTTCTTCTGCTTTTCTGTAGTATTCTACTCTCTTTTCCTGTTCCACACTGGATTCACCCAATTCTATCAATCTGTCAACCTCGGGATTGTTGTATCCACCACCGTTACCGTAGGTTCCTTTCCTCGAAGAATGGAACATGTAGAAAATGAAGAATTCAGGATCTGGATACCATGTCCACCCTATCGTGTAAGCATCTGCCTCGCCCTTCGACGTGACAGCAGTGAAAGTGCCCCATTCCAGTGACTGAACTTCGATTTCAAAACCCACTTTCTTCAACATCGACTGAATGATGACGGCAGCCTTTCTTCGGTTCGGATCCTCAGGCGTATAAATGGTCATCTTCACTGGTTTGCCGTCGTAGCCTGCCTCCTTAAGCAACTGTTTAGCCTTCTCTGGATCGTATCCTGTATAGAAAGATTTCACATCCGGATTGTACGCCCAGGATCCCGGTGGTATGGGGCCATAAGCCGCAACGCCTGTCCCATTGGGGAATATGACCTTGACAAGCTGTTCGATATCAATACCCCTGAAAAACGCTTCTCTGACTCTCTTATCCGTGGTAGGACCCTTCATAGAGTTCATGTAGACTGCGTAGACGTTGCAACCGCCAACCATCATTGCCTCGACGTTCGGATTAGACTTCAATTTTGGAATATCCTGATCGAGGACATCGCTGGTTATATCCACTTCTCCGCTGAGTAACGCCATCGTCAGGACAGACTTATCTGGTATGAACTTGTACACGATCTGCTTCAGATAGGGCTTTTCACCCCAGTAATCCTCGTTCCTTTCGAAGACCATGTGACTGTCTTTGACCCATTCCACCATTCTGAAAGGCCCAGTTCCCACAGGATGTAGTGTGAATTGGTCCTTCCAACCCTCGCACTCTTCTTTTGGTACAATGGCGGCTCCGATGTCGGTGAGTACTGTCAGAAATGGCGCGTACGGGTACTTGAGTACGATCTTCACAGTGTAGCGATCGATGACTTCCACGTGATCCACCATGTACAGCCTCACCATAGGTGAGATGGCTATTTCTCTATCGAAACTGTACTTCACGTCTTCTGCTGTGACCTCTCTACCGTCTTGGAACTTGCCTTTCTGGAAATGGACCCCTTTCCTTAGCTTGAAAGTCCATTCCTTGAGATCTGGACTGACTTCCCAAGACTCCGCAAGCAATGGATGAATTTGTTTGACTTCTGCGTCATAAGCCACGAGCGTTTCAAAGACATTTCTCATGACCTGTGCCGAGGCGAGATCCTGATACATTGCTGGATCCATCGTCGTCGGGTTCTGATCTGAACCTACGCGGATCACTGAGTCGTAGTTCGGTGCAGAAATCACGGTAGCGAAAAATGCCACTACGGCGACCAACACTGCCAGCCTTTTCACCGCATACACCCCCTTTTTAAGTTAGAAGGTTCCTCAAATAGTTTGCGAGTATTCTTCGCGCACTCACCACGAAACCGTTGGTTTTGCGCTTAAAAAACTCCTCGTGTTTCAGTGCGAAACCTATGCAATCGAGGTAAACCAGTTGTTCCTGTGACAGATCAACGCTTAATGTCGATTCTCGATATGGCGAAAAACTGGTACAATTCACTCTCTTGGCGATTTTCGCCCATCGTTTCAGAGCATTGGAGCACTGTTCTTTTTCTGGCACGATGACTGTGGCGCGATTCAGCTTTGGCATGGCAGAGAAGAAGGAGTCTACCACCTTATAGGGTAAAATGAAACGATCGCTATCGAATTCACCAGTGCAAAGAAAGACACATAGTCCCTCGCATTCTAGCTGAGAAAGTTTCTGAACGATCCAGCGATGGGAAATTCGAACGATGGATCCGTCGCGTTTTCTGCTCACAAGCACGTCGTTCTCATCACGGGGTTTATAGATTTCTTCTTCCACGTTTTCTATGAGACCTATTTCGTTGTAAGCCAGGTTTGTATTACCAACGATGTTCAGAAGTTCCGGTATCACGTCATCTCTCGGAGTCTCACCAATGGTTATGAAAGTTATAGGACCAATCAGGCAGGAACCCTCCTTTTTTGTTTAATTATAATAAACGCCGTATAGAAATGTCAATAGGGCTTCACGACAGATGGAGACTTAACACCCTACTGGAAGGACATGGGGTATCGGTCAGATTTCGAACACTCTGTGAGAGAAATCCTTCAGCAGGCACAGAGAATCGAGCAGATCGAGGATGGTGTATCTTTCTCTTATGGTGTTGGAGATCAGGATCAATTTCTCAATGAACTCAGGTTCATAACGTGCAAGCAGTTCATCGACCCGTACGGTCTTAAGGGCGTTTTCGACCTTCTCGGAAAATTGCTCGTGGGTGTGCTTTAAAGCTTCCCTCACCCGGCTCAATTGCACACGACCGGGCAGTTTTTTTCTTTCGTGAACACGCATGAATTTTCCAGCCTTTTCTTCGCCGAAAAATTCGGACAGAATGGAGAATCTTTCTTCGTTCGTGAGGCACTTCTCCTTCAATTTCAGTTCCTCGAAGATCACCCTGTACGCCTTCAGCGTGATGTACGTTCCCATCGCCACCGAAAGGCCGTGAAACATGGGAATTTCGTTTCTGTTTTCGTGGTACATCTCCAGAGAATGGGAGATCATGTGTTCCGCACCCGAAGCGGGTCTGGAATTGCCAACGATCGTGATGTTCAGACCGGAGACCAGAAGGGCCTTCATCAAGGAAAGGATCACGCTTCTGTCCCTGTTCAGTACTTTTTCTGAGTTCTCAAGAACATCGTTCAGCAGGTCTCTCAATTCTTCCCATGCGAACTCGCAGATGGGTTCTTCGGTTAGAAGGTTGCTCAGCATCCAGTCCAGTCTGGCGGTCACCTTCGCCGCGATGTCACCGACACCGGCCCTCAGCAAATCGAACGGAGCTTCGCTCACAACGTTCATGTCCACAACGACCTTCTGTGGAACAACAGCCTGCACAGTTGTTTTCTCATTCTTTATGAGTATCGCCGCTACGGAGGAGGTGTAGCCATCCACGGAAGGGGCCGTGGGAAAGCAGGAAAAATTTTTATTGGTCAGACGGGCCGCGTACTTCGCGATGTCTGTGAGACTGCCCGAGCCGATGGAGACGATATGATCTGTCAAAACTTGCGAAGCCACTTTCTCGATGTTTTCCATCGTGGCAAGAACTCTTCCTTCAGCTTCGAGCCTGATCGTTCTGCGTTCCGGTGTTTCGACCAGCTTAGCTGTGTTTTCGTCCACAACGTACGTGGCGTTTTCAAAAAACGCTTCGATGTTCCTGGTAGCGTTCTCTTCGAAAACGATTTCAATAGGCGGCACAGTGTGGGTTTTGCCACAGGTGCACTGGAATTGACCCTTCGCTTTCAGCATGCGATCACCACTCGAGTATATGCCATCTTTCGAACTGGAGGCAAGCACTTCTCTTCAACGAGACCGTCGCGCTGTTGAGAAAAATTCGCGTAACGGCGTATTCTGTGATAAAATGAATCGAGGAGGAAACGCTTTGAAACGCAAAGGCTTGACCCTGATCGAGCTCCTCATAACCCTCGCGGTCCTCTCAATTTTCACAGCCCTGGTCCTTCTGCTCATGAGCAATTACTTCGAAAAGACCGAGAAGAATATAAAACTTCTCGATGCCCTCAGAAGACTCAACGACGCCGGCGATAAAATGGTCGAGCTCCTCAACAGGGCTGCAGGTCCTGCCAACAGTGTGGAACTCGTCTCAGCCACAGAGGTGAGGTTCGACATCATCCTGGCCGGTCAGAAAATAAACGCGAGGGTGAAGGTTCTCAGCGAAACCGAGGTACAGTATTTCGAGGATGATAGAAGCGTGCTGATACCGATCGAAAACGTGCAGATCACGTTCCAATCTGGTAGTCAGAATCCCGAAACGGTGCTGCCGTTGAAGTTGATAGTCAAAACGCCGAATCCTTTCAATCCCTCGTCGCTCTTGAGTCTGGAGTACTCCATCTATCCACCAGGGGTGAGGTGAGATCACGAGATTGAGAAAGGCTTACGTGATGGTTCTGAGCATATTTTTGATCCTCATCTGTTCCCTTCTGGCGACCGCGATACTGATCCAGGTCGATACCACGAACAAAAAAGTTGGTATGTCCATCAGCAGGACGGTCGAACGTGCCGATGCTTTGAAGATCATCGCGACGGCCGCCGCCTACCTTCGCAGCAAGTACGGCGTGGTGTCGGGATTCTACCTGGCCGAGCACATGGACAGTCAGTCCGAATTCGAAAAGATAAAATCTGTGATCGTCAATTCCTCTGGACCAGTTGAGAAGGATATCTGGCAGGACCTGCTCGGTGAAGGGACGCTGGCTGGGATCCGCTTCACTTCTGTGAAGGACCTCTTGCGTCTCACGTCTGGCTTAGATTCTCCTTTAAAAAAGGCTCTGGTCGATAGCAACGCGAAAGGGTTGATAGAAAACAATCCGTCCAGGGTCAGAGTGTACGCCCTTTCTGAGGATGCCGACCGATCCTGGGTAATCCTGCTGTGCGTCAACGTTGGTTCTTCATGGACCTGGGCTCTGATAGAACCACAGGGGTTCTTCAACTACGCAATTTTCCTGCCAAACGGACTCCCCGTGGGAACCTATTACGGTGACGGTGAGGTCATAGACGGTCCTGCCTGGTTCGGTGATAGACAGGGTCAGGGCGGATTGGGTATAGGAGGCAATCAGGGGCCGAGGTTTTACGGAAGAACTTTCTACAGGATCTTGCACAACTACCTCAGAGGACAGGTGCAGGAAAGCGACGTTTTCGTTGGCGGAAGGAGTATTCTGACCCCAGAAGAAGTTGAGACGATGAGGAATGCGTATCAGGGGAAAGTTTACTGGGAAACACAGCTTTCAACGCTCAACAAGGTTGATATCATCGACGTCGTTACCGGTGCGGCTTCCATAACCAGCGATCCGGTTGGCTTGATCTTGACTTATTCGAAGCTCCCGGGTGTTGCGACAGAGGATCTGATCATCACGTCAGAGATCAGAAATCTGAACGGTCAGGACGTTCAAATCGTGAAGTTTTTCGGCCCAGATGGTTTCTTCAAAAGGGACAACAAACGCTACCAGGTGGAAATGGTGGTTCCTCATCCGGGTCCACCGAACGTTCCTGTCACGATATCTGTCAAAGAAGTTCTCCCAAACGGAACCGAGAACACTTACACGCAGCAGGTTCCACTCTTCAACGGTTTTCTTGGTCTGTTCTGTGATACGACCAACTCTTCGATCGCCATGGGCGTGAAAGATCAGTGGACTACGAACGTGTTCATGGGTGACTGGGCGATACTGGTGATGGGAAACAGGGGAAGGCAGGAAGAGCAGACCCCATGGGACTCTGTAAAGATCTACGGTGATGTCGAATATTACAGCGCGAGGAAGAGTTCAACGATGACGATCAACTACGCAGGAACCTCGTACGAGGTCTACATGGATCCGTTCTTCGCGGATGGAACCCCCATTCCGAACAACAGGAATGTGAAGGGATTCTTGAGGCTCACCAACGGTGCGACGACACCTGTCGAAATCGATGGAAAAACGTTCTGGGACACATGGTACAAAAAGATGGCTCAATCTTCAACGAAAGACCACATCAGCTTGATAACCACGGGAGACATCGAGATCCCATGGCACGAAGGTTACAAACTCGGTCAGGGAAAGATAAGGAACCTGCGTTTAGACATGAGTATCTTCACGATGTACTGGGACAGAAACAGGGCACCCGGCCAGGGTAACAGAGTGCTCGTGCCCACGCTGAAAGTGGATTATGGAAACTTTAAGGGCTTGAGTTACAGAATCATCTTCGGTTCTTTAGCTTCGGAAGCCGTGACGGCCACGTGGGATGGGACGAAGGGTCTGAAGGAATTCAACATTTTCGATAACAGGCTCTATTCTGCGAAGCGTGGGTTTTCACCGATGACGGGTGGGATCATCCTGGAAGGGCTGAGATTGAGATGAGGGGCTTTTCCGTGGTTGAACTGATCATAGGGATCGCGATGGTCTCCATAGCGATCGTCATACTGATTCTTTCGGTCAACCAAGCGATCCTCAGTTTTGCAAAATCCAGTGAGGCCCTGCAGGACTGGAGTGCATTTTTCTGCCAGGTCTCGCTGAACTTCTCCGGGAAAGAAACTGGCACTTTCGTCAACACACTCGACAAGGTCCTTGGTTACAGTGCGACGGGTCATTACGCTTTTTTCAAGTTCATCGACGTACGTTCCGTGGAAGGCGGATACGTGTACACACTCAAGGATCAAAGCTTTTGAATGACTTAACTCGCTTCTCGTTTTCATGAAGAAGCCAACTGGGTCGATCCTTCGCACGGCACACGAAAATTTCGAAGCACAGCTGATGTACTTTCATCGTCTTTTTTGTTGGTTATATAGTTTAATATCTTGACAGTTTAAAGATTTAACTATATCATATCCCTGGTGAGGCGTATGGAAGCGAGGAAGATCATTGAGTCGATAGTCGAACTGAGCCTGAGTTTTTCACGAACGATAAAGTTCCACCCTGAACTTGAAAGACTGCGGGCCGTGGAACTGTACACTTTGTTCTATCTGATCAGGCACGGGCCGTGCAAGATGAAGGACCTCGCGGAGGCACTCTCGATGACCAAGGCGAACGTGACGCACCTGATCGATTCTCTGGAAGAGAAAGGCTTCGTGAAGAGGACGAAGGACGAATCGGACAGGCGTGCCACGTTGCTCCGCGTCACCGAACACGGTGAGAAGGTCTACAACGAACTGCTGGACGAGTTATCCAAGCTGGTGGAAGAGGTCACGGCGAGGCTGAGTCAGGAAGATCTGAGCTTGATATCCAGAGGCTTCGAAAGGTTCGTCGCCTTGTTCGCGAACTCCAGGGGGTGAAATCATGATAGTGGTTACTGGGGCTACGGGGCATCTTGGAAACGTGCTCGTCAGAAGGTTGCTCCAGATGAACGAGAAGGTGCGTGTGCTGGTCGCTCCTTCCGAGGACGTCAAGCCCATAGAGGGATTGAACGTTGAGATCTTCAGGGCCGACGTGAGAGATTCAAAAGCCGTTGAAAGACTGTGTGAAGGTGCACAGACGGTTTTTCACCTCGCGGCGGTCATTTCCATCTTCGGAAAGAAGAGGCTGGTCTACGACGTGAACGTGAACGGAACGAAGAACATCGTTGAAGCTTGCTTGAAGAACAGCACGAGGCTCGTTTATGTGAGCTCGGTCCACGCCTTCGCCGAGCTTTCTAAGGGTTCGCTCATCGATGAATCTGTTCCGATAGATCCTTCAAGGGTCACAGGGTGCTACGCCAAATCCAAGGCCATCGCCACGAACCTGGTCCTCGATGCAGCAAAACGCGGTCTCGATGCGGTGGTGGTCTGTCCGACAGGCATAATAGGTCCGTACGATTGGCGCGTTTCAGAGATGGGAAACCTTTTCTTGTTGCACCTGAAAGGAAGGCTCAAGGTCGCCGTTGAAGGTGGCTTCGATTTTGTGGATGTCAGGGACGTGGTGGAGGCACTCGTGCTTGCCTGGAAGAAAGCGAAGAGCGGGGAAATCTTCATCGTTGGTGGCACGCACGTAACCGTGAAGGCGCTGATTCAGATGCTTCAGAAGATAGAACCAAAGCGATCGGTGAAGATTTTCCTTCCGATCTGGCTCGCCTACGTTGTTTCTGCCTTCACATCGCTTGGACACCTGTTCGGCAGGAAAGTCATCTTCACCCCTTACGCCGTTTACACTCTTAGCAGAAACTACGTTTACTCACACACGAAGGCTTCAAAAGAACTCGGTTACACCCCAAGACCCATCGAGGATTCTCTGAAAGACACCATAGAGTGGCTCAAATCGTCCTCGAGTACACAGAGTAAGACCATACCCCCATGGAAAGAGACGACCTTTCTATTTCTGCTTCAAACTCTTTCAAGGTGAAGATGTTGTTCCGACTTACCAGTACAAAAGAAAGAGCAGGAACAACTCTTCGTTTTTCTTTATTGAATCGATTGAATCGATAATGAAGCTCGCTCGTAGTCTTCCCAAAGCAAGAATTTTTTGAACATTGACTTGACTCTTTTCTTTCCCTTATCATACAATATTATCGCGGTTTTCAGCCTTCACTCAAATCGCTTTCGGTGACTTCAGATACCTGCAAAGCGTTACACGCAAGCAGAAAAATCACTTCGTAACGATCAGGACGTTTCCCACCGTTGTGGTACCAGGTTCGGTGAGCTGGAAGGAGTTCAAAAGTCCTATCGATGTTTCAAGTTTGAAGGAAGGATTGCTGTGCACCAGGTACACCTTCACGTACTTCTTTGGGAGGGGTGGGGAAGAGGAAGTCACCACGACCCTGAACAGAGGTGCGCTGAGGGAAAGGCTCACCTCGGCGAGCTTGGATTCGACCTTGGAAGTTTTTACGTAGAACGCTCCATCTTTGTAGTAGAAAACGATCTGGCTGGCTGAAGGTGTTATCTGCTCGAAGGATGTGTTCGTTGCCTCGGCGTTTCTTGCCAGCGCCAGTTCTTTTCTGAGTATCTCGAGCATCTTCCTCGCTTCCTCGAATGCCCTGAACTGTTCCTGAGTGAAATGTGCGTTTCTCATCGGAAGGTAGAACAGCGATGCCAGAATGGCGAAGATCACGCCCAAGACGATCAAAACGATCAAGAGTTCTACCAGTGTGAAGCCATCTTTCCGTTTGGAAAAAAGCTTCAGCATTCTACTGCCTCCAAGTGAAACGTTCACTGGGTTGAAGGTTCAAAAATGAACAGTGGCATGTTTCCAAACCGATTCTGGTCAGGTTTTACGATCCTGATCTGTACAGATGTTGCGAGGGGAGTTATGAGCAGAGTGGACGATTGTGTGGCAACACTCGCACTCGTATCACCGCAGAAATATCTCTCCAGTTGCTCGTTCGCTTCGAAGGTTTTTTTAGATTCGTACGCAACTTTGTTCATGCCTGCCAGAACGTTGCCCAACACTTCGAAAAGTGCGAGTGCAGCGATCGCTATGATGACCAGAGCTTCCACAACTTCGATGAGTGTGTAGGCAGACTTCATTGACCCCAGCTCCCGTAGCGAACGTACAAACCGTAATAGGGAGTGTTAGTGGTCGTGGTATCGAATTCAATGGATTCTATAGGCAACGGCTTTGGCACGACAAATTTAATATTGTTGTTAAAGTTCACGTTTCTCGCGACTATGGCACCTATTACGTTCGAAGTGTTTTTGATGCTCACATCTTTTTTGGGTGTGTATATGTACAATCCGCCTTCAGATACAGTGAGACCGTTCTTGAAGGAAATATCTTCTTCCCCATCGTTTATCTTCTCGTCAGTGTTCGAATAAATGAGCAAACGAGTATCTTTGTTCATCTTTATCGTTAAGTGATTCTTGACGTCGACTTCATCTCTCACGTAGATCATGACGACACCTGTGCCCTCGATTTTTATGGTAGTGTTGTTGCCAAGATCCAGTTTGGTCACGGCTATCGAGAGCAATCCAGTACTTGGGATCTTCAGGGTGAGGGTGGTGTTCGAGACAGACAGACCATCTTCCACAGAGCGACCGTTATAGTAAGTTTTCCCACCTTCTGAGATCGAGATCACGTTTCCTTGAAGTTGAACAGCAGGTTCTGGAAAGAAAGTGGGTGTCGCAGGCAGGGGAGGTTCAGTTGTGTTCACGCGTCTGCTGATTTCAGCGCGAACCGCCTCTACTGAAGTCGCAGTCACAGTACCCTTCACGGTGATGTTTTTGTCAAGACTACCTGCCAGGATCACGTCGCCCTCTATGGTAACCCGGTTCTTAGGCGATTCAACATTGCCAACGGCTAAAACGTCCCCTTCAATTACACCCCCCTGTTCCAGGATGAGATTTCCGCCCGTTGGATCGCCCATCAGGTACACGCTGCCCTTTATTGTCCCATGCTGACCGATGCGCAGGTCTCCCTTTCTCACTAATACATCACCGTCGATTGTAAGGTTGTTTTTTCCAAGAACCTTGCCATTGGCATCGATGGCGTATGGAAGAGTCAAATCACTTGCGAGTTGGATCAGGATCAGTGTCAGGGTGTAACTGTCCTCCACCCCGTCGAGGCTCGCTTTGCACTTTATCGTGTATTCCTCGGCAGATCGATCGATTTCACACTCCACAGTACCGCGAAACTCAGGCAAAGAGAGCTGGAAGGTCCCAGAATTGGCCAAATTGTCCACAAGATCACGCTTACCGTTCCTGAACCAGTCCTCACAGAGTTTGGCCAAACTGTAGGCGCCACTTCTGGCCACGTTCGAGACGAGAAACTTTTTCTGTTGCAACACGTAGTTGCTGGTCATCTGACCGTAAATGGCCAGCATGAGCAACACTGTCAGGGCCAGAAAAACCACCACTACGAGGCTCACAACAAGAACCGAACCACTCTTCATGTCTACATCAGTAATTAGTATAACACACTTTGCACAAAGTTAAAACGTGTACCGACGCAGAAATTTGTACAACACCAATTCAGTGACCTTCTCGTGTTTCACATCTTGCGTTCGAATTTCAAAGCTTTCAATCGGTTTTTGTCGTTTCTCTGACCACCTTCATGATGCGCTCGTGCAACTGGGACGCGTAATCTGGCTGGATCTTTTCGTATTCCTGTTCGAACAGAGGGGAAGAGATCAAAAAGTCTGCACTCGAGCGATTGATCGCCACTGGTATGTTGTAGACCGTGGCGAGCCTTATGAGGGCTTTTATGTCCACATCGTGTGCCATCGGCTCGAGCGGATCCCAGAAAAAGATCAGAATGTCTATCTCGCCCTCGGCGATCTTCGCACCTATCTGTTGATCTCCTCCGAGCGGACCACTCTTGAATTTGTGAACCTTCAGGCCCGTCTTTTCCTCGATCAACGTGCCTGTGGTACCCGTCGCATAGAGCTCGTGTCTGGACAGAGTACCCTTGTTGAACTCGACCCATTCGATGAGATCTTTCTTCATTCGATCGTGAGCGATCAGAGCGATTCTTTTTCTCTTCGAAAGCTTCACTCGTTCCAAATTCATCACCTCCTCACGTTTATTTTACGGAAGGAGCGTTAAAATCGGCTTGAGGTGAAAAGATTGAGCAGAACCAGAGCCGTGTTCTACTTGGTTGTGACCTCGGTGCTGTGGAGCCTTGGGGGGTT includes:
- a CDS encoding type II secretion system protein, producing MKSAYTLIEVVEALVIIAIAALALFEVLGNVLAGMNKVAYESKKTFEANEQLERYFCGDTSASVATQSSTLLITPLATSVQIRIVKPDQNRFGNMPLFIFEPSTQ
- a CDS encoding DUF7305 domain-containing protein, which codes for MKSGSVLVVSLVVVVFLALTVLLMLAIYGQMTSNYVLQQKKFLVSNVARSGAYSLAKLCEDWFRNGKRDLVDNLANSGTFQLSLPEFRGTVECEIDRSAEEYTIKCKASLDGVEDSYTLTLILIQLASDLTLPYAIDANGKVLGKNNLTIDGDVLVRKGDLRIGQHGTIKGSVYLMGDPTGGNLILEQGGVIEGDVLAVGNVESPKNRVTIEGDVILAGSLDKNITVKGTVTATSVEAVRAEISRRVNTTEPPLPATPTFFPEPAVQLQGNVISISEGGKTYYNGRSVEDGLSVSNTTLTLKIPSTGLLSIAVTKLDLGNNTTIKIEGTGVVMIYVRDEVDVKNHLTIKMNKDTRLLIYSNTDEKINDGEEDISFKNGLTVSEGGLYIYTPKKDVSIKNTSNVIGAIVARNVNFNNNIKFVVPKPLPIESIEFDTTTTNTPYYGLYVRYGSWGQ
- a CDS encoding methylglyoxal synthase, with translation MNLERVKLSKRKRIALIAHDRMKKDLIEWVEFNKGTLSRHELYATGTTGTLIEEKTGLKVHKFKSGPLGGDQQIGAKIAEGEIDILIFFWDPLEPMAHDVDIKALIRLATVYNIPVAINRSSADFLISSPLFEQEYEKIQPDYASQLHERIMKVVRETTKTD